A single genomic interval of Aegicerativicinus sediminis harbors:
- a CDS encoding phosphotransferase enzyme family protein, which produces MFEYNYFMGLLDLFNIPKANYSFTTLSDGLVNDTFLVSLNSRPKYILQRINHQVFKSPPKIMSNISRALNIVGGPGYAEIDIIHSKEGNGYIKYEGNYWRLMSFIKDSTTYNSTVDPKVAYGAGWIVGKFHNLMQNERVLDYHITLKDFHNLDFRLQQLDAATKIASTERLSKASMALVTIESLLEEVKDWNNQAILKRICHNDTKLNNILFATNKQPLCLIDLDTIMEGYFYNDFGDIVRSVVSTAAENELDLSKITFDIKLFKSILKGIKESGVILKQVEIESLYLGVVFMPLIHGVRAVTDYLENDKYYKVSYKDQNLDRANALLYFATKARAFKDTIKSLIQEILG; this is translated from the coding sequence ATGTTTGAATACAACTATTTCATGGGACTATTAGACTTATTTAACATACCTAAGGCTAATTACTCATTTACAACTCTTTCTGATGGCTTGGTAAATGACACCTTTTTAGTCAGTTTAAACAGCCGGCCCAAATACATTTTACAACGTATTAATCATCAGGTTTTTAAATCTCCTCCCAAAATTATGTCGAACATATCTAGAGCACTCAATATTGTAGGAGGTCCAGGTTATGCGGAAATTGATATTATTCATTCCAAGGAAGGCAACGGCTATATAAAATATGAAGGTAATTATTGGAGATTAATGTCCTTTATAAAAGACAGTACTACCTATAATAGCACCGTTGATCCAAAAGTGGCATATGGAGCCGGTTGGATTGTTGGTAAGTTCCACAATTTGATGCAAAATGAAAGAGTCTTAGATTATCATATTACACTAAAAGACTTTCACAATCTAGATTTCAGATTGCAGCAATTGGATGCTGCAACCAAAATAGCTTCTACGGAGCGTTTATCCAAAGCGTCTATGGCTTTGGTTACAATTGAAAGCTTGCTAGAGGAAGTTAAGGATTGGAATAACCAAGCTATTCTAAAGCGGATTTGCCATAACGATACTAAATTGAACAATATTTTATTCGCCACCAATAAACAACCTTTGTGTTTAATCGATTTAGATACGATTATGGAGGGATATTTCTACAATGATTTTGGAGATATTGTGCGATCCGTTGTAAGTACCGCCGCTGAAAATGAACTCGATTTATCTAAGATTACTTTCGATATAAAATTATTTAAGTCTATTCTGAAAGGAATAAAAGAAAGTGGAGTGATTTTAAAGCAGGTAGAAATTGAAAGTCTTTACTTAGGAGTTGTTTTTATGCCATTGATACATGGCGTTAGAGCTGTGACTGATTATCTTGAAAATGACAAGTATTACAAAGTTTCTTATAAGGATCAAAACCTAGATAGGGCAAATGCACTGCTTTATTTTGCTACGAAAGCTAGAGCTTTTAAGGATACTATAAAAAGTCTAATTCAGGAAATACTTGGTTAA
- a CDS encoding PAS domain-containing protein, with protein sequence MKISFERKIAFGYVINLAVVIALGLIYWKQMPISKEASFLDWISLALILLSIGMLTVVFFILRTQLKANKTYQQQLLNNQILLQSIIDNATNLISVKKLNGEYILVNKQYQKLFQSKEKDLIGKTNHDFLPKEVADVFRSSDLDALKASKEIYVEETLEQEDGPHIYLSVKFPLFDTSNRAYAIGNISTDITERKKIEQSLKAADTFFNLSIDSLVIATKDSFIKVNPSLSKLLGYSKEQLLEKPFTDFIYPEDIETTKKEIEKLKTGTDIVNFKNRWVCKDGSIKWLSWNATADQNTGLMYAIVRDVTEELQLKQEKEIELNALFESQQKLNMILENISDGVIVANTDKKVILANNNAHEFFGIVEEAHIPINFSDQFEVLYPDGKTQFPAQNLPAERAYLGEITDDVDVLLRNLSTNEMKRVLISGRPIVNNKNEVVAIVVTMKDISKYKKLEEELKRKDAETRPKIGYRKQ encoded by the coding sequence GCTTTAATACTTCTTTCCATAGGGATGCTAACTGTTGTATTTTTTATCCTTCGGACACAATTAAAGGCAAACAAAACATATCAGCAGCAACTATTAAACAATCAAATATTGTTGCAATCAATTATTGATAATGCCACCAATCTTATTTCTGTTAAAAAGTTAAATGGTGAATATATATTGGTAAATAAGCAATATCAGAAACTTTTCCAGTCTAAAGAAAAGGACCTAATAGGAAAAACAAATCATGATTTCTTGCCTAAAGAGGTTGCGGATGTTTTTCGAAGTTCAGATTTAGATGCGCTGAAGGCATCAAAGGAAATCTATGTTGAAGAAACACTTGAGCAGGAAGACGGTCCCCATATATATCTATCCGTTAAGTTTCCTTTATTCGACACCTCCAACCGTGCCTATGCAATAGGAAATATTTCAACCGACATAACTGAAAGAAAAAAAATAGAACAATCTTTAAAGGCAGCTGACACCTTTTTCAATCTTTCTATTGATAGTTTGGTAATTGCCACCAAAGATTCATTTATAAAAGTAAATCCATCTTTAAGCAAGTTGTTAGGATATTCCAAAGAGCAACTTTTGGAAAAACCATTCACCGACTTTATTTATCCTGAGGATATTGAGACCACTAAAAAAGAAATTGAAAAATTGAAAACAGGGACCGACATCGTCAATTTCAAAAATCGTTGGGTTTGCAAGGATGGTTCCATAAAATGGTTGTCATGGAATGCAACTGCAGATCAGAATACCGGATTGATGTATGCCATAGTACGCGATGTTACTGAAGAACTTCAACTTAAGCAAGAAAAGGAAATAGAGTTGAATGCCTTGTTTGAAAGCCAACAGAAACTAAATATGATATTAGAAAATATCAGTGACGGGGTCATTGTTGCTAATACCGATAAGAAGGTAATACTAGCTAATAATAATGCCCATGAATTTTTCGGCATTGTGGAAGAAGCACATATACCCATTAATTTTTCCGATCAGTTTGAGGTTCTTTATCCCGATGGCAAAACCCAATTCCCAGCCCAAAACCTTCCTGCTGAAAGAGCATATTTAGGTGAAATTACGGATGATGTGGATGTCTTATTAAGAAATCTTAGTACCAATGAAATGAAAAGGGTTTTGATAAGCGGAAGACCTATTGTCAATAATAAAAATGAGGTTGTGGCTATTGTTGTAACGATGAAGGATATCAGCAAATACAAAAAGTTGGAAGAAGAGTTGAAACGAAAAGATGCCGAAACTCGACCTAAAATCGGTTATAGAAAACAATAA